A segment of the Pieris brassicae chromosome 10, ilPieBrab1.1, whole genome shotgun sequence genome:
TACTCTTATGacaaagattattatttaattttggacATGACAATTGTAGCGGCAAAGCCTACCTTGAAAGTATATTAATCCGCCACTGAGTTTAAGTACATTAAAACCGTCTCgtgtatatttgttaaaaaaatgtattaccaTAAAAAGTTCCAGTGAGTAAATCCTAGACGTTATTAAGAGCAGTTGTTGCTGACTAGTTTTAGAACTTTTTAAGTGAAAATTTCCAAGACACAGGTTTGCGCGAAACTGTATATGCAGCGCCATCACGCGAAGCTgtcaataacataaaattaagctcattttttattatgtatgtcaaCAGCGTATTAGATTCAACACACATACATCATAGTGttgactaaaaaatatattgacacTTGTTTAATAGGTTACATCAAAACTTCATAacattattgaatttaattcattaagaGCTTTACAATTACACCCTTTAgtctaaaattacaaaatgagAACAGCTGTCAGATGGCACCGCACAAAAAGCCTTGTTAATCAAAAGCATTCTAGGAAAgactaaaattgtttttttaaataacttttagtAAAGTATATGTTCACTGTAATtatcatgtattttagaatagttAGATTGTAACTTATACTAATGAAAATGCcgcttaagatgtcatgtacTTTAGTAAATAAGTTCTCATGAGTTCTATAGATATTACTAGTACGTCCCTGTTTTGGTCAAATGTCAAACAAACAAAGATAGCCATAATCGGAACTAGGCAGCCTTGCGTACGTCTCGAGATTGCTCTTATTGTAAGGAAAACAGATTGAACTTTATCACTGTtatgaataaacacaaaaatccttattatttcactgttttataaagaagtatgttttattttagcgtaaacacaatttcaatcaaattgttaaaatacatgttaatTAGATTCATTTTGGCTTCATGTGTGCGATGATTTTGTTTAGGCCGCTACgtattaactaatatatatatataggttacATGACTCTGGatataatcaattatttatttataacaaaacctGTTCAATAGATATTACAGTAGCAGTAGCAACAGACCACATAGCTAAAGAAAGCTAGCACAGAACAACTTAGCAAATATCATCCACTTAAAATAGAACTCACTCGTTTGTGGAATACCCAAACGAAAGTCATACAGATTGTAAGTAACCTGTGTGTCCTGTTTGACACCaattgcaaataatttaactttgacattattttatgttactattataagaaattgtgaaaatgtatatgacatttgcatgtatatatatatatatggctcATTGTGCGCATCTTGCcagataaatgatttattattattataagcgcAACAGAAGTAGTAGCTAAAAGTATtactaaatacattaaataattaaatgcctCTATAGACATCACCATTCTCCAAGACCTGCCATTCACACCTCAACCATAACCAATAAAGTGCTTGGAGTTGCAATATTCCTACATACAAagacattataaattataaatgggGACAGCTTTACACTGTGCAGGTTTTAATCaaccttttaaattatttataaagtattattatcaaaagttAGTGGCGAAGATTGggagaaaaatgctcaagaTTCAGAAAGATTGAGGACCAATCTAATTGGAGGGGACCTATACTCTTTAAGAGGctcttgataaaaaaatatatttattttaagttatattttgtaaatgttttaaagaatatataaggcttaattattagttattatgaAAACGCCCTCAAGTAAGATGTACCATCTATAAggtaaaaaacaataactaacctcaaaatataataactaaaatatattaaaagatggCCTTTAGGCAAGGGTTCGACTAATTCTTTGCCCGAGGTAGCTGACAGCTGTTATGTCGACTAACCTTTTCactatttccttaaaaagctTACCAAGCCAGGCCAGCCTTAGTAAGacaggtaaataaaaacatacaaataataataactcaagttttcaaaattttattgtgcgtaacaaaatatgtttgtattattaagaCACAGTTTAAAAAGGACactttaacttaataatacttttaacgATACATTAAATAGTAGCTATTTGTTTATGCTGAAAAATtcagataataatttaattgtaaaattatttataaaacgtgATTGTATTCGCAGACAATGCATATAagttaaatacatacatttaactgTGATTGTATTTGAATGCAATTTTAGTGTTATTCtaaagaatacaaaatacacataatattaaaatattatgtgtattttaaagttaattccAGTCTTCAAAGTATTGCTTAAATGCCGTAGGCTCAATTCCCTCAACCACCTTGGAAATGTGTACCTGAAATTACAAAAagatttaacattaataatatactatttgTACGAGCCTAGGCtatacattttgctcactcaggctttcttagttttataaacgtGACGATTTCCTATATCGTCGGAGTTGCGCCCCGAGAGTATTgctagacgcaggcactctcttcaacattacggtcattcgtttcatagcaataactaaatcatgggagttacgccccgagagtatagccaacATCAACATTACAGTGGCAAAATGTGTCATAAATCCGAAATAAAGGCATTtgactttttaataaacataaatatgtgATAAGTAGTTTGTAGTAGTGTACAGACTTATAAAAGTAATGAATGAATGACAGATCATGCTACAACAGATTAAGTAAGCGCAGACTATGTAAGCtagtaatgaaaaatattcattatttatccACATACCAAAAATGAACATTTTGTATAGTATAATACGAAATTGTTATTTCTTATCAAATCATAAAAGCCGCATCCGGGCAGCATcatattaatagtaattttttatttacggtttcataaaactattttaaagtattcgtttatattttttatcgccCATGTGTCgcctttcaagaattaaaagaaaaacgcCTCATCTTATAAAAGCTTCTTTTAATAGATTAAGAAgtcttttttaatgtattaaatggCTATATTTAAAGAGTTTTGATCTCAATTTTCGtaaagtaaacaaaaactCACCCATGATGGATAATTGTTAACCTGCAAATACTGTTCGGCTTTCTTCATAGCTTCAGATTTCTCCTGCAatacaacaatattattaaaaataagtccGTCCAATTACCGTTTCATCTGCActcatctgtctcttttcattcCAATGGGATAAAAAGAGACAGCTACCCAAAAAAAAACCAGCTTTTTGGAAGCCAGTCGGCTTTTTCTTCCAGGTGACTGCAGAATTGGACATATTTCAAAATGCCAACCCCAAGCATACTAAGGATGTGTGACGTACGAAGGAGAGCGCCTTCAAATTGAGGAGACACGACAAAAGGATCTTTCTTGGCAAAAAACGAACAAACCTGAGTCTTTGTGGGATTAAACTTAACAAGGTTGGTACGGTACCCCACACAGAAAAATTTTTCCAGTATCAATTCAATTTCGAAAACAAGTTTGTTACGGTTCTCATCAACTTCAGATCGAGACATGTTCGGGTGGCCGGAAAATAATTTGCCGATGGTGGTGtagtccgcatagcaatggaTGTTGTCAATATTCAACaggtcattgatatgcagaacgATATGCCTGCGCCTTTTAAGTTTTCCATACaaacattactttttatattacttttattgcgGTAGATATTCGATGCTATTTATCTAGATTACGTAGTAATAACTagagtataaaaaaaagttatggaCACATGCATACTTCCATGGATATCAAACATGGATTTTTAATAAGGCGCTGATAAAGAAGATTGGAGTATGCCAAAGGGCCTAAGAGCGTTCtattatttggttaaaaattaaagtaaaattaagaaGCGTAATACAAAAAGTAAGAAACACTTAATTCCGTCCCATTTTCACTTTAACGTTTTCGATTTTTTCATTCCATTAAATTCCTATCCACGTTTGTGATGACCGTTATTTGTAATAGTCCAGTGGGAAGAAAAGTAATAGGACGCCCAGCAGAAACATGGGAAAATGGACTCAAAGGGAAAAGATTGGAAGAATGTGAAGGCCTTCACTCCATCGGAGGTCGTGTAGTGTcatgttaattttttgtgtcatgtaaataaatatttgacccCACCATGTACCCAATAGAGTAAATTTCGTGACCAcacagtgactctttatacctaaaagttAGCATTATGTGATGCACTAAATGTAATCCCCTCGAATAGTAAATGAACTCCCCCCCCCCTCCTACTACATAACTAACTACATGAACGCTTtctaaaatactaaatttatttcaattaaaaacgtGCAACAAACTGTTTTTCAGTTTAAGGTAATCTTTCCCGATGGGACCGTTTCAGCTGGACTGGAAcacataataaacaaaagatcAAATTACCTGTCCGTTAGATTCCTTTCCTCTCCAGACGTAAATACTACTGCCAGTATCCAAAATGTAACActcctgaaaaaaaattcaatgttAACTTAAATGAAGGCTAAGTTTTCAACAAGAGTTTTAAGTTAATTGTCTGAAATATAACGATTGTTGAAGAGGTTATAAAAATCGTGCCAAAATACTCAATATTCATCCATGGTCCaagtatttcataataaataaatcaaaatttattttatatgtccCCCACATACCTAGGATATATGGTGTACTGTTTCTGAAACCTAAAGAGAGGATCCTCGAACAGTCTAACCGCTGACTGGCCGGTCCTAAGGCTCCAGTgggtatatttttgaattggAATCacgttggccttaagggccttgaCAGCTCGAGTTATTCTTGATTGTAAATTGTAGATGTAGGTATCGTTACAAGCcgttatttatgtattgtttaGCCCATAtacctttattattttccgacAAAAATGGGCAAAATCTGATTAAAAAGCTATAAATCTTGTAATGTTTGATTGATGTACCTTCGTACTAAGTAAATCTTGCGTGTAGGGAGGAGacaatttctttatctgtATGGAGCCGGTACTGTCAGATATTTCATTCAAGATAACTTCCTTAGTTACACCGCGTTCGAAGTCCTGcgaaaattttttaaatataacatagaacaatattaaaatcctGTTTACATTAATTAGAGTTCCTATATTATACGTCCATTCCAGAAATGGAAAGATAAATCTCAAAAAGTACTTAGCCGATTTGAATTAAATGTTACAGACTGATTGCGCAATtggaatattaaaacaaaacaataaatacaagcTTTTGAGTCTGGCCTAgttttggcctcagatttttgtatcacaTCATATTATCTTTTCTAATAGTAATTTACCAACACACGGTTTTTTGGGTCTATGCCgcctcacgatgtttgccttcaccgttcgagagaaggttaattgaaaaaaaattggcacaTGCTTGCAccgccggggttcgaacctacaacctgaGGGTTGAGAGTTGCACACTGATACCATTAGATTAGCACTGCAATTAGAATATACCTAAGTTGAAAATCACCTCCATATGACAAACATACACTTCCGTTTAGCACGCTTGGAAGGCAAATTGGAAGTTAGACTGAAATTACCTaactataacaattttaacaatattaaaacaaaatagtttcACTATGATTCTaagtctttatttttttaattaatgtttagatttttttgttatcactaacaaaaaaataataactgtcTGTCAAACATAagtctttatataaaaaactaaatatatacgaCTAGTTACAACTTCGATTTgtattgcattaaaaaaataagatttctttaattatattatagctcattaaaaaaataatttaaacagacATAACGTACCTCATCATCACCACCATCTTCAGCATCAGGTACAGAATCTTGATCACCAGAACCGAGTGCTGAGAAGAATTGGTTCACATCACCTTCGCTTGAGTATGGATCtgtatttagatatttttttttatatcaaaccAACCAACCCTTTCTGAATATATATGTTCCTAGGTAAAACATAAAtctcatttcttttttttttgacatttcgCAAATCGATcaaatttgtgtttaattaatgcagaaatttattgatattttttttttaattttatcgtatTTTTACGGtccatcaaaataataatatgttttgttaatCACAATGAAGAATCGTTTATTGTGAAATATCCCTTCACAAGTAATCATTGTTATCTTTATTATCAACTCTTTGggtaaattgtttaaaaataacggGCTCTCCCGATGCTAcatgataccgctgcccatggacactcacacagCCAGAATGCtcgccttttaagaattagtacacTCTTATcttaaggaccctaagtcgaattggttcgataCTTCAGtaggtagctggttccacatagtggtggccAAAAACTGCCATAAAGAACGCTCAGTTGTGTAACGACgtacgtcgaggtgatacggttTATTGCTGTCATTATaccaatatatgtatatgtaatcgGAACTGAAAACACACAATTGGGCagcataactttaaaaaaaaatattacgccTGTCGTAACATAGTAACATGATTGAATTCTTATGAGGTGTCAAAAATGATCAACTTAATTCCAGTCTATATCTTACCAATAATCTCAATGTTTCCCCGTCCACTATGATCCTGGTCCCTGATCTGGTTGGCTACGGAAATGGCCTTCAGCCTCTCCACACTCTTGGCCTGGTCTCCAACGTACAGTAGTATATCGTGATCCACATCCAGGATAAAACAGTCGCCTTTGTTCATTGATGTAATTGATGCTTCCacctgaaaatttaaaaacggcTTACTTACTTAACTACGTGAATATATGATTACGCTCGCATGTCCTCAAAGCATCATTAATATCTGATAgatatcttatttatttatttaaattattgtaattattctCAATATTGCTACACAATACATGTAACTGGGATACCACATTCCTAAAATACAGTTCTTACAACATCAGTGGTTTGGGATACGTGTTTCTGTTACCAGGTTTtggcaataaaattttaattgttaaatttccTAAACTACTGTCCGGACCGGAAAAGGTTTGAATTATGTATTgacataaaatacatttgttatCATTCTGCATATCTGAAGactgaaaaaaacaaaaccatttgaactagtgaattagtgacGTTAGTATAAAGTTCTTTatctcatttaaaaaatagaagaACAGAGTGTCATCTCTTTAATAGAGaagtaagtagtgttattggatacttacttatgttaaaaatcgtttttagtaaataaggttagacttaaattacttattagtcttacgttaggctagatcggaaagttccatgatgtcttagTATAGACAcaggtataataaaaaaaaagaaagtcGACATATCTAACGTATTCGATATTTTCTAGACAaggaatgaaataaaatattgaaccATCTAAACAAGGCTAAAAAAtcaatcagtggcgctacaacctttttaggccagacctagatttctgtatttgtttcatgatcatttgtcaatataatagaaaagtaggtgatcagcctcctgtgcctgacacatgccgtcgcTTGTTTGGGTttacggcaagccggtttcctcacgatgttttccttcaccgttggagcgaatgttaaatgcgcacatagaaagaaagtccactGCTGCACAACCGGAGATTAttcctacgacctcagggatgagagtcgcacgctgaagccactaggccaacactgctcaggCTAACATCGCTAGCATAACTTGGGCTTTGAATTGCTTCCGAATCCACCGTATTcttcaagtttattttttcctGTTCTCAGATTTCAAGAGAATGCTCGCTGGACTGAAATTTTGCGCTGATGAAGAGGTCATTTCGGAAACTGAAGTTTACTTTGAAGCTAAAGGACAAATCGTACTATAACAATGGTGTCCAAAAATTGTATGACCGCTATAATCGTTGTATCGCTCGAAGAGTTAAATCCAACTCTATCAAACGAATCTTTTTTCTATGTTAGCCTACGAACTTTTCAGCCCTTCTATGGGTAGACAATGGAATTAAATTTTGGGCTTTTTGagatgttatttaaattgtgaCATTTCTAATATATCTTTGGACtaagattttattgtcttAGCATTCTAGAAATAAATGACTGTTTTGTCTCACCTGTTTCACTCTTACATTCCTCTTTCCCTTGATCTGAAACAATCGCTTCTCTGCGCCTGCGTTTACGCTGACATGGTTGAAGCCTGACGCATGACCGCCTTCCAAGTACCGAATTGCTGGAATTGGTATTGTCAATATAGTGTATTTGTAtctatttaaacatttaaaatatatattataaatacgagTTTTGTGGTTcctatgattttaattatatctggTACTTTACGCTAATAAGTGACACTGGAACTATAAacctagtctagccataaatactgaaacaaagtaataaaatttttatttcaatctgACAATTTTATTCCTATAAAGAGATCAAATATTTCCCAGCTTttcctaggtaacactgaaaatgttgagaaaatgaaaaacggcttcaTGTAGAAAGTtaccaatacttttattgtttttcgaagtaatctccgttctttcctacacatcgtcgcattcgatggaactaTTGTCAACCTGAAAGTCACAGgtcgccaggtcaggactgtatggcggatgactcattatttTGACACCTGCcctagtcaaatattcaccagtccataGCGAATGTGTTTcaggtcgtcggttaaagttgcccgtatctgctgataggtcactctcttatcttcctctatcatgcgtcgcacaccactgatgttatcttcagtagtcgctgttaaaggacgtccctcacgcggatcatcattgcaattgctacgtccacgcttaaactcttTAAATGAATTGTAAGTAGCGGCACGAAATGGCCTTCATTAAGAAAGAGTTCGTTGAGTAATCCGATAACGAAAGTCGTAATTactcattgaccgaaaattttctcgtgttacaagagttttagatttgccgccaattgacaaaaaacaaatgacaaatgaatgcaatatactatattaggTTACCAAAAAGTTCTAacattgaaattcaaaaaagttttcattagcaatgtttctactggcccgttctaaacattttcagtattaCCCACGTAATGGAAAATTcagttaattttctttacttaTCTTATGTAGGTTAAGGCTCCTCTCTTAAACTCGAAGAGTATTACTTCTCTTCTCTTCAAAAACtactatactttaaaaaacgtATGTACATGCCACCATACCTGGTTCAAAATATCCCAAGAACTGCCTGGATTCGTGGCCTTGCGTCTCCCGGTGCTGTATAGCCAAACCTTGGAACCGCTCATCATCCAGGTTGACTGTTAAAATAGCTGCCGCACCGGCTTCATCTTGGCTTGTCTTGGATCCCAGCCAGAAGTGAACGTCCCAAGATAGATTTGATGAACCAGTGGtctgttaatatatataaatatgtgtgAATAAAGTTAatccatatataaatagatgttCTTTGGTATGTAATTCAAAAACTTGGCTAAAGCTTTCAAAGCTTGTTCGTTTCATAAATAGTAGAGCAAGattaaaagattaaattattttttcaagaaCAGAGAGAAAACGGGAAgtggctcatctgatgttgtTGACtcatgttaatttttattatctaatacAACGAAAACCTTCAAGAAAGATCTCAAGACTTTAGATCTAAAGTCCATGTCTAAATACCAATGACATTCTGTAAATGCACACAGGCACAACACAATAAATTCCGTCATagattttaagtataaatgtTCATGGAATTTATTGTGTATACATAagtattaatgtttaaagaactttaattctcattacaaaaatgtattttatttacatgagaaacttaatatatacgaaCGAGATACACGTCACCATCACTCTTAtaaccagagggctcgcgattgCGTTGCAGtccttttatgaataattattattattcactaGCTGCTTCCGCGAACTTCGTTACgccttaatatgttttttttacttagcctaccttttcaGTGGCTACTAACAACATTTTTCTATGCTACCCCATTGATTATTTTCATCTATGTAGATTAGCTTCTGCGATCCACCAGGTGATGGCGAGCCTAATTCCATCAACAATCTTCAACTCTGCATCATTACTTTGTTACGTAATAaagaatttcatataaaaagcaGCAGATATATAATGtgaataaattgttaattcaTTTCCTTATAATCTTATTAGGCCAATCTTCTTTCTGACTCTTAATGAATAATGACcctgaataaataattaatctgttattataacaaattacaaacctctataataatatagtatatgaTACTCTTGAATCTAgtttcctatatatatatatatatatatatatatatatatatagaaaaaaatttaacctaacctaacctgatCACAAACGCCacttagaattttaaaaaaatagcgcAAATGTGcgcgaattttttttttgcatttgcATCATGGAAAACATCTagtcaattttgttttattttgctgATTATCCTTTATCGCACGTCAACTGCTtggtgtttttaaaaattacggcTCTCAGCAACGCGGACGTTTTTTATAGTTCCTTAtacgtaatttattataacaataactttCACTAACACTTATCGTTTTTTAACCTATTATAATTTCCAACTATAGTATGTTTAAGTAATCTGGGACGGTACTGAGTCACTCCGAACGTTGTCCATTAATTGAGGTAATCACAATTAAAGATACTTAACAATTAACTTCTGACTCAACGAATAATTGACTTGCGTCTGAAGAAGATGTATTAAGAATTAATAGCCTAGGCCTAACTAGTATGGCCAAAAATACTGTGACATtagaataaagttaaaactattgccataatattaaaaaaaaaactgttacgTAAAAGCTTTTCTTCTTttccaatttttaattattttgaatttgaaacacgtaatttattttaaaaatctttagatTTTGCGCCGTTACACATATtgtttcgtgttcattatcaaattacaatatggaatggggtgttaaagaaaataggattgcagtgatcgccttgcacaaagagggtatggagccgtcggtcaaATTCCAGACGAAAGCTTGGTATCaaccgtatgttcgtatatcgtactatcaacacaTTTAACTTATTGTAAGCAAGATTTTTAGTTATGTTATAAGTTACAGCTTATCCTGTAGGAGATACGAAGGCCAAGGCTAACTTTGGTCGTAGCACCTGTTAGTTAACCAGATGGAGCATAGTCCGTATGCTGGCCCGGAGATTTGCACATGGTCTACCAGAAGTCAAAGTTATTCTGTTCAAGGCGTATTATCAGTCATTATACTCGTGCAGCCTATAGATCTGTTATATCCAGAAGGCGTTGAATACGCTCCGTATTCAGCATAACACCTTCACGCTATTGGGCTTGCGCGAAGTTCTGCTCGTCAGGTATGTTTGCCGAGACCCGAACTGACGGTTTCAAAGCCATAATTTGGAAAAGGGTGGCATCCCTGATGCATCGTAGGCATAACACCAATGGTATCCTGAATGTGTTGGAAACGAAGAACACTCTTAAAACGTTGGTATACTGTCCATGCCCCACTCCTCCTCATAGTTTTCTTACttacaaattattactaactctatcaaaaataacatatatatatcatctgaaataaataagccATTCTTCTTACAGTGCCATCTCCTTGCAAAGGTTGGCCATCATCATGGATTCATTTTGTATGTTGCGCTTCTAAACAATGACTTGGTTGACCAAACCATTGTCTTAGGTTTTTTAACCAAGACGTGCGTATTCTTTTACCAGCCACTTTGCCTTGTATGATAAGTTGAAGACGCTCGTACTTTTCagtgttatataaaacatgtCCTCGCAAACggtataagttattattattaataaataaacgaacaTTCAAAC
Coding sequences within it:
- the LOC123715653 gene encoding gelsolin-like: MPALHHAFENAGKSAGLEIWRVEDFEPVAVPKHQYGNFYAGDSYIVLKTTGSSNLSWDVHFWLGSKTSQDEAGAAAILTVNLDDERFQGLAIQHRETQGHESRQFLGYFEPAIRYLEGGHASGFNHVSVNAGAEKRLFQIKGKRNVRVKQVEASITSMNKGDCFILDVDHDILLYVGDQAKSVERLKAISVANQIRDQDHSGRGNIEIIDPYSSEGDVNQFFSALGSGDQDSVPDAEDGGDDEDFERGVTKEVILNEISDSTGSIQIKKLSPPYTQDLLSTKECYILDTGSSIYVWRGKESNGQEKSEAMKKAEQYLQVNNYPSWVHISKVVEGIEPTAFKQYFEDWN